A region of Corvus cornix cornix isolate S_Up_H32 chromosome 3, ASM73873v5, whole genome shotgun sequence DNA encodes the following proteins:
- the TBXT gene encoding T-box transcription factor T isoform X2 — protein MSSPGAEGSGKPPQYRVDHLLSAVESELQAGSEKGDPTERELRVALEDSDLWLRFKELTNEMIVTKNGRRMFPVLKVSVSGLDPNAMYSFLLDFVAADGHRWKYVNGEWVPGGKPEPQAPSCVYIHPDSPNFGAHWMKAPVSFSKVKLTNKLNGGGQIMLNSLHKYEPRIHIVRVGGPQRMITSHSFPETQFIAVTAYQNEEITALKIKYNPFAKAFLDAKERSDHKDMMEEVGDNQQSGYSQLGSWLIPGSGTLCPPANPHAQFGAPLSLSPAHSCERYSSLRNHRPAPYANPYTHRNNSPTYADNSSACLSMLQSHDNWSSLGVTTHTAMLPMSHSTGTAASSSQYPNLWSVSNSTITPVSQPSGMSNGLSSQFLRGSPAHYSTLPHPVTAASSASPLYDGAAPTDLPDSQYDTSAHARLASTWTPVTPPSM, from the exons ATGAGCTCCCCCGGCGCGGAGGGCTCGGGCAAGCCCCCGCAGTACCGGGTGGACCACCTGCTGAGCGCCGTGGAGAGCGAGCTGCAGGCGGGCAGCGAGAAGGGGGACCCCACGGAGAGGGAGCTGCGCGTCGCGCTGGAGGACAGCGACCTGTGGCTGCGCTTCAAGGAGCTCACCAACGAGATGATCGTCACCAAGAACGGCAG GAGGATGTTCCCGGTGCTGAAGGTGAGCGTGTCGGGGCTGGATCCCAACGCCATGTACTCCTTCCTGCTGGACTTCGTGGCGGCCGACGGGCACCGCTGGAAGTACGTGAACGGGGAGTGGGTGCCGGGCGGGAAGCCGGAGCCGCAGGCGCCCAGCTGCGTCTACATCCACCCCGACTCGCCCAACTTCGGCGCCCACTGGATGAAGGCGCCCGTCTCCTTCAGCAAAGTCAAACTCACCAACAAGCTCAACGGCGGCGGGCAG ATCATGTTGAACTCCCTGCACAAGTATGAGCCACGGATTCACATAGTGCGAGTGGGTGGCCCGCAGCGGATGATCACCAGCCATTCCTTCCCAGAAACCCAGTTTATAGCTGTGACAGCCTACCAGAATGAAGAG atcacagctttaaaaattaaatacaatcCGTTTGCAAAGGCATTTCTTGATGCAAAAGAAAG AAGTGATCACAAAGACATGATGGAGGAAGTGGGGGACAACCAGCAGTCTGGGTATTCACAGT TAGGTAGCTGGCTTATTCCTGGAAGTGGAACTCTGTGTCCACCTGCCAATCCTCACGCGCAGTTTGGAGCCCCGCTGTCACTGTCCCCTGCGCACAGCTGTGAGAGGTACTCATCGCTGAGGAACCACCGGCCTGCGCCCTACGCCAACCCCTACACACACCGGAACAATTCGCCAA CCTATGCTGACAACTCCTCTGCCTGCCTATCCATGCTGCAGTCCCATGACAACTGGTCTTCTCTAGGAGTTACTACGCACACAGCAATGCTGCCCATGAGtcacagcactggcacagctgccagctccag TCAGTACCCCAACTTGTGGTCTGTGAGTAACAGCACCATCACGCCGGTGTCCCAGCCGAGCGGGATGTCCAATGGCCTGAGCTCCCAGTTCCTGCGTGGCTCCCCAGCTCACTACTCCACTCTGCCCCACCCGGTCACGGCCGCCTCCTCCGCCTCGCCCCTGTACGACGGCGCGGCGCCCACGGACCTGCCCGACAGCCAGTACGACACCTCTGCACATGCCAGGCTGGCATCCACGTGGACACCTGTCACGCCCCCTTCCATGTAA
- the TBXT gene encoding T-box transcription factor T isoform X1 yields the protein MSSPGAEGSGKPPQYRVDHLLSAVESELQAGSEKGDPTERELRVALEDSDLWLRFKELTNEMIVTKNGRRMFPVLKVSVSGLDPNAMYSFLLDFVAADGHRWKYVNGEWVPGGKPEPQAPSCVYIHPDSPNFGAHWMKAPVSFSKVKLTNKLNGGGQIMLNSLHKYEPRIHIVRVGGPQRMITSHSFPETQFIAVTAYQNEEITALKIKYNPFAKAFLDAKERSDHKDMMEEVGDNQQSGYSQLGSWLIPGSGTLCPPANPHAQFGAPLSLSPAHSCERYSSLRNHRPAPYANPYTHRNNSPTAYADNSSACLSMLQSHDNWSSLGVTTHTAMLPMSHSTGTAASSSQYPNLWSVSNSTITPVSQPSGMSNGLSSQFLRGSPAHYSTLPHPVTAASSASPLYDGAAPTDLPDSQYDTSAHARLASTWTPVTPPSM from the exons ATGAGCTCCCCCGGCGCGGAGGGCTCGGGCAAGCCCCCGCAGTACCGGGTGGACCACCTGCTGAGCGCCGTGGAGAGCGAGCTGCAGGCGGGCAGCGAGAAGGGGGACCCCACGGAGAGGGAGCTGCGCGTCGCGCTGGAGGACAGCGACCTGTGGCTGCGCTTCAAGGAGCTCACCAACGAGATGATCGTCACCAAGAACGGCAG GAGGATGTTCCCGGTGCTGAAGGTGAGCGTGTCGGGGCTGGATCCCAACGCCATGTACTCCTTCCTGCTGGACTTCGTGGCGGCCGACGGGCACCGCTGGAAGTACGTGAACGGGGAGTGGGTGCCGGGCGGGAAGCCGGAGCCGCAGGCGCCCAGCTGCGTCTACATCCACCCCGACTCGCCCAACTTCGGCGCCCACTGGATGAAGGCGCCCGTCTCCTTCAGCAAAGTCAAACTCACCAACAAGCTCAACGGCGGCGGGCAG ATCATGTTGAACTCCCTGCACAAGTATGAGCCACGGATTCACATAGTGCGAGTGGGTGGCCCGCAGCGGATGATCACCAGCCATTCCTTCCCAGAAACCCAGTTTATAGCTGTGACAGCCTACCAGAATGAAGAG atcacagctttaaaaattaaatacaatcCGTTTGCAAAGGCATTTCTTGATGCAAAAGAAAG AAGTGATCACAAAGACATGATGGAGGAAGTGGGGGACAACCAGCAGTCTGGGTATTCACAGT TAGGTAGCTGGCTTATTCCTGGAAGTGGAACTCTGTGTCCACCTGCCAATCCTCACGCGCAGTTTGGAGCCCCGCTGTCACTGTCCCCTGCGCACAGCTGTGAGAGGTACTCATCGCTGAGGAACCACCGGCCTGCGCCCTACGCCAACCCCTACACACACCGGAACAATTCGCCAA CAGCCTATGCTGACAACTCCTCTGCCTGCCTATCCATGCTGCAGTCCCATGACAACTGGTCTTCTCTAGGAGTTACTACGCACACAGCAATGCTGCCCATGAGtcacagcactggcacagctgccagctccag TCAGTACCCCAACTTGTGGTCTGTGAGTAACAGCACCATCACGCCGGTGTCCCAGCCGAGCGGGATGTCCAATGGCCTGAGCTCCCAGTTCCTGCGTGGCTCCCCAGCTCACTACTCCACTCTGCCCCACCCGGTCACGGCCGCCTCCTCCGCCTCGCCCCTGTACGACGGCGCGGCGCCCACGGACCTGCCCGACAGCCAGTACGACACCTCTGCACATGCCAGGCTGGCATCCACGTGGACACCTGTCACGCCCCCTTCCATGTAA